DNA from Actinoplanes sp. SE50/110:
CAGGCCGCGGCCGAGCGGGCTGTAGGCGACCAGGCCGGCGCCGCCCGCGCGGGCCGCCGGGACGATGTCGTCCTCCGGCTCGCGCCAGGCCAGGGACCACTCCGTCTGCACCGCCGCGATCGGGTGCACCGCGCGGGCCGCGGCGAACCGCTCCGGACCCACCTCGGACAGGCCCAGGTGGCGCACCTTGCCGGCGGCGACCAGCTCAGCCATCGCGCCGACCGTGTCCGCGATCGGCACCCGCGGGTCGGCGCGGTGCAGGTAGTACAGGTCGATCACGTCGGTGCCGAGCCGGCGCAGCGACGCTTCGCAGTAGCCGGCGACCCGGTCCGGGTGGGCGTCGAGGCGCACGCCGTCGTCGCCGCGGACGATGCCGAACTTGGTGGCCAGCAGCACCCGGTCGCGGCGGCCGGCGACGGCCCGGCCGACCAGCCGCTCGTTGTGCCCGGCGCCGTAACTCATCGCGGTGTCCAGCAAGGTCACCCCGTGCTCCAGCGCCGCCCGTATGGTGAGGATCGAGGAATCGTCGTCGGCCGGCCCGTACGCCTGGGAGAACCCCATGCAGCCGAGGCCGATCGCCGAGCAGGTCAGGGTGCCGAGCTTCGCGGTGGGCATGACCCCAGACTGGTATCCGACGATTGATATGTCCAAGACACGTTCCCGATGGCATTCATCGTGCGCCACGATGAACGGGTGGAGCTTCGACAACTCAGCTACGTGGAGGCGGTGGCCCGGTACGGCGGGTTCACCCGGGCGGCGGAACGTCTGCACGTCGCCCAGTCGGCGGTCTCCGCACAGATCCGGGCCCTGGAGGCCGAGCTCGGCGTGACCCTGTTCGCCCGTACCACCCGGCG
Protein-coding regions in this window:
- a CDS encoding aldo/keto reductase; the encoded protein is MPTAKLGTLTCSAIGLGCMGFSQAYGPADDDSSILTIRAALEHGVTLLDTAMSYGAGHNERLVGRAVAGRRDRVLLATKFGIVRGDDGVRLDAHPDRVAGYCEASLRRLGTDVIDLYYLHRADPRVPIADTVGAMAELVAAGKVRHLGLSEVGPERFAAARAVHPIAAVQTEWSLAWREPEDDIVPAARAGGAGLVAYSPLGRGLLTGALPAGPFAPGDFRAGDPRFAGPELKGNRTLVEALREVARSYDVTVGQLALAWLHAQGDDVVPIPGTRDPARVAENAAAARLTLTPADLATLESVAPRTAWRGDRRSFAAHGTTRTR